A region of Denticeps clupeoides chromosome 19, fDenClu1.1, whole genome shotgun sequence DNA encodes the following proteins:
- the fosb gene encoding protein FosB isoform X2, with protein sequence MDSFINWAALAALAIGILHGFMKARTARSTLGGLYLGQFVSPDGFNRRSSGPKGSLFLSEENWIAFLMQLFWKDTRGTSTENSDKSCYGDIPFSPGTLSYSVSLGEMFQGFPGDLDTGSRGSSSPSTESQYLSSVDSFGSPPTTSAPQECVSAASGVGVGGGAPGSGGGVEMPGSFVPTVTAITTSQDLQWMVQPTLISSVAPGQSGTGTATMTQPVALDPYDLPGPSFSSGSGFTPPSSETPGPIRQSRTRSRRTREETLTPEEEEKRRVRRERNKLAAAKCRNRRRELTDRLQSETDILEEEKAELEAEISELQKEKERLEFVLVAHQPSCKIPYQDQPPAQLQQTPVQPPQAATVSVVGLTVKEDTFYLPPAYSSHHQPPTQTQAQPGQQQPQPGMMQEREPAGPALTSGPAAAISHPIP encoded by the exons ATGGATTCATTCATAAACTGGGCAGCTCTGGCTGCGCTCGCGATCGGAATATTGCATGGATTTATGAAAGCACGAACTGCACGCAGCACACTCGGTGGATTGTACCTCGGACAGTTCGTGTCGCCGGACGGGTTTAATCGCAGGAGCTCTGGGCCGAAGGGGAGTTTATTTCTCAGTGAAGAAAACTGGATTGCCTTCTTGATGCAACTTTTTTGGAAAGACACCAGGGGCACCTCAACGGAGAATTCTGATAAAAGTTGTTACG GTGACATCCCCTTTTCGCCGGGAACTCTAAGTTACTCGGTGTCCCTGGGGGAGATGTTCCAGGGGTTCCCCGGAGACCTTGACACCGGTTCCCGCGGAAGCTCTTCTCCTTCTACCGAGTCTCAGTACCTGTCCTCCGTGGACTCCTTCGGGAGCCCACCGACCACCAGTGCTCCACAA GAGTGTGTATCAGCCGCTAGCGGGGTAGGGGTGGGCGGTGGGGCACCTGGTAGCGGAGGAGGGGTGGAGATGCCTGGATCCTTCGTGCCCACTGTGACGGCCATCACCACCAGTCAGGACCTGCAGTGGATGGTGCAGCCTACGCTCATCTCCTCTGTGGCCCCCGGACAGAGTGGCACTGGCACAGCCACCATGACACAGCCGGTGGCCCTGGACCCATATGACCTGCCGGGGCCGAGCTTCTCCTCTGGCTCGGGCTTCACCCCACCCAGCTCAGAGACCCCTGGTCCCATCCGCCAGTCTCGGACCCGCAGCCGCCGCACGCGGGAGGAAACA CTGACacctgaggaagaggagaagaggcgTGTTCGACGAGAGCGCAACAAGCTCGCTGCCGCCAAGTGTCGCAACCGACGCCGCGAGCTCACTGACAGGCTGCAGTCG GAGACAGATAttctggaggaggagaaagctGAGCTGGAAGCCGAGATCTCGGAGCTTCAGAAGGAGAAGGAGCGCCTGGAGTTCGTCCTGGTCGCGCACCAGCCCAGTTGCAAGATCCCTTACCAGGACCAGCCACCTGCGCAGCTCCAGCAGACTCCCGTGCAGCCACCACAGGCTGCCACCGTCTCAGTGGTGGGCTTGACTGTGAAGGAGGACACTTTCTACTTGCCCCCTGCCTACTCCTCCCACCACCAGCCCCCCACGCAGACGCAGGCACAGCCAGgccagcagcagccgcagccgGGAATGATGCAGGAG AGGGAGCCTGCGGGGCCAGCGCTAACCAGCGGACCAGCAGCAGCGATCAGTCATCCGATTCCCTGA
- the fosb gene encoding protein FosB isoform X1, producing the protein MDSFINWAALAALAIGILHGFMKARTARSTLGGLYLGQFVSPDGFNRRSSGPKGSLFLSEENWIAFLMQLFWKDTRGTSTENSDKSCYGDIPFSPGTLSYSVSLGEMFQGFPGDLDTGSRGSSSPSTESQYLSSVDSFGSPPTTSAPQECVSAASGVGVGGGAPGSGGGVEMPGSFVPTVTAITTSQDLQWMVQPTLISSVAPGQSGTGTATMTQPVALDPYDLPGPSFSSGSGFTPPSSETPGPIRQSRTRSRRTREETLTPEEEEKRRVRRERNKLAAAKCRNRRRELTDRLQSETDILEEEKAELEAEISELQKEKERLEFVLVAHQPSCKIPYQDQPPAQLQQTPVQPPQAATVSVVGLTVKEDTFYLPPAYSSHHQPPTQTQAQPGQQQPQPGMMQEVAFSSSFYGQGEPVPGGPCLVADGGGNPDAGCYNPSYTSSFVFTYPEGACGASANQRTSSSDQSSDSLNSPSLLAL; encoded by the exons ATGGATTCATTCATAAACTGGGCAGCTCTGGCTGCGCTCGCGATCGGAATATTGCATGGATTTATGAAAGCACGAACTGCACGCAGCACACTCGGTGGATTGTACCTCGGACAGTTCGTGTCGCCGGACGGGTTTAATCGCAGGAGCTCTGGGCCGAAGGGGAGTTTATTTCTCAGTGAAGAAAACTGGATTGCCTTCTTGATGCAACTTTTTTGGAAAGACACCAGGGGCACCTCAACGGAGAATTCTGATAAAAGTTGTTACG GTGACATCCCCTTTTCGCCGGGAACTCTAAGTTACTCGGTGTCCCTGGGGGAGATGTTCCAGGGGTTCCCCGGAGACCTTGACACCGGTTCCCGCGGAAGCTCTTCTCCTTCTACCGAGTCTCAGTACCTGTCCTCCGTGGACTCCTTCGGGAGCCCACCGACCACCAGTGCTCCACAA GAGTGTGTATCAGCCGCTAGCGGGGTAGGGGTGGGCGGTGGGGCACCTGGTAGCGGAGGAGGGGTGGAGATGCCTGGATCCTTCGTGCCCACTGTGACGGCCATCACCACCAGTCAGGACCTGCAGTGGATGGTGCAGCCTACGCTCATCTCCTCTGTGGCCCCCGGACAGAGTGGCACTGGCACAGCCACCATGACACAGCCGGTGGCCCTGGACCCATATGACCTGCCGGGGCCGAGCTTCTCCTCTGGCTCGGGCTTCACCCCACCCAGCTCAGAGACCCCTGGTCCCATCCGCCAGTCTCGGACCCGCAGCCGCCGCACGCGGGAGGAAACA CTGACacctgaggaagaggagaagaggcgTGTTCGACGAGAGCGCAACAAGCTCGCTGCCGCCAAGTGTCGCAACCGACGCCGCGAGCTCACTGACAGGCTGCAGTCG GAGACAGATAttctggaggaggagaaagctGAGCTGGAAGCCGAGATCTCGGAGCTTCAGAAGGAGAAGGAGCGCCTGGAGTTCGTCCTGGTCGCGCACCAGCCCAGTTGCAAGATCCCTTACCAGGACCAGCCACCTGCGCAGCTCCAGCAGACTCCCGTGCAGCCACCACAGGCTGCCACCGTCTCAGTGGTGGGCTTGACTGTGAAGGAGGACACTTTCTACTTGCCCCCTGCCTACTCCTCCCACCACCAGCCCCCCACGCAGACGCAGGCACAGCCAGgccagcagcagccgcagccgGGAATGATGCAGGAGGTAGCATTTTCTAGTTCTTTCTATGGGCAGGGTGAGCCGGTGCCGGGAGGCCCATGCCTCGTTGCCGATGGTGGCGGTAACCCTGACGCTGGCTGCTACAACCCCTCATACACATCTTCATTTGTGTTCACCTACCCAGAGGGAGCCTGCGGGGCCAGCGCTAACCAGCGGACCAGCAGCAGCGATCAGTCATCCGATTCCCTGAACTCACCCTCGCTTCTTGCGCTCTAA
- the fosb gene encoding protein FosB isoform X3, with translation MFQGFPGDLDTGSRGSSSPSTESQYLSSVDSFGSPPTTSAPQECVSAASGVGVGGGAPGSGGGVEMPGSFVPTVTAITTSQDLQWMVQPTLISSVAPGQSGTGTATMTQPVALDPYDLPGPSFSSGSGFTPPSSETPGPIRQSRTRSRRTREETLTPEEEEKRRVRRERNKLAAAKCRNRRRELTDRLQSETDILEEEKAELEAEISELQKEKERLEFVLVAHQPSCKIPYQDQPPAQLQQTPVQPPQAATVSVVGLTVKEDTFYLPPAYSSHHQPPTQTQAQPGQQQPQPGMMQEVAFSSSFYGQGEPVPGGPCLVADGGGNPDAGCYNPSYTSSFVFTYPEGACGASANQRTSSSDQSSDSLNSPSLLAL, from the exons ATGTTCCAGGGGTTCCCCGGAGACCTTGACACCGGTTCCCGCGGAAGCTCTTCTCCTTCTACCGAGTCTCAGTACCTGTCCTCCGTGGACTCCTTCGGGAGCCCACCGACCACCAGTGCTCCACAA GAGTGTGTATCAGCCGCTAGCGGGGTAGGGGTGGGCGGTGGGGCACCTGGTAGCGGAGGAGGGGTGGAGATGCCTGGATCCTTCGTGCCCACTGTGACGGCCATCACCACCAGTCAGGACCTGCAGTGGATGGTGCAGCCTACGCTCATCTCCTCTGTGGCCCCCGGACAGAGTGGCACTGGCACAGCCACCATGACACAGCCGGTGGCCCTGGACCCATATGACCTGCCGGGGCCGAGCTTCTCCTCTGGCTCGGGCTTCACCCCACCCAGCTCAGAGACCCCTGGTCCCATCCGCCAGTCTCGGACCCGCAGCCGCCGCACGCGGGAGGAAACA CTGACacctgaggaagaggagaagaggcgTGTTCGACGAGAGCGCAACAAGCTCGCTGCCGCCAAGTGTCGCAACCGACGCCGCGAGCTCACTGACAGGCTGCAGTCG GAGACAGATAttctggaggaggagaaagctGAGCTGGAAGCCGAGATCTCGGAGCTTCAGAAGGAGAAGGAGCGCCTGGAGTTCGTCCTGGTCGCGCACCAGCCCAGTTGCAAGATCCCTTACCAGGACCAGCCACCTGCGCAGCTCCAGCAGACTCCCGTGCAGCCACCACAGGCTGCCACCGTCTCAGTGGTGGGCTTGACTGTGAAGGAGGACACTTTCTACTTGCCCCCTGCCTACTCCTCCCACCACCAGCCCCCCACGCAGACGCAGGCACAGCCAGgccagcagcagccgcagccgGGAATGATGCAGGAGGTAGCATTTTCTAGTTCTTTCTATGGGCAGGGTGAGCCGGTGCCGGGAGGCCCATGCCTCGTTGCCGATGGTGGCGGTAACCCTGACGCTGGCTGCTACAACCCCTCATACACATCTTCATTTGTGTTCACCTACCCAGAGGGAGCCTGCGGGGCCAGCGCTAACCAGCGGACCAGCAGCAGCGATCAGTCATCCGATTCCCTGAACTCACCCTCGCTTCTTGCGCTCTAA
- the capn12 gene encoding calpain-12 has translation MTFTSVLPHLSLKEVLLKGSKVNVCPDIIASGPRRTLLSTGALVSGWAEVCAGSSGYLKTAPSRRSQKLLPPTRRVAQQTPSAPRRCWAEMEGSVAGPLKFKSQDYEALRGACLQSGSLFSDPLFPADQGSIGMPPDPDPAKAVKWLRPKDISANAMFVEGTTSTTDICQGQLGNCWFLAALSCLTMHPTVFVKVVPLDQSMTESYAGIFRFRFWQYGEWVEVVVDDSLPVCEGRLLFSYSCTKNEFWSALVEKAYAKLNGSYGSLKGGNISEGMEDFTGGIAYTLSISSRPPQILWKLLNAALSRGSLLSCFIQAKTTAEIGQQTSDGLVRGHAYAITDMDKVKRESEEVLLLRLRNPWGFVEYTGPWSDKSKNWDKIDKAEKKRIKLKLQEDGEFWIGVEDFCKLFNTVELCSVNPDSMSEDSTDSSSSWSLTSYKGSWVPGCSAGGNRSYPRTFWKNPQFQLLLSERNAVEDVEVDNNGVSENDEDDADPAPTVLPQKSKGKRCTALVELLQRDRRQKNRINFLYVAFHIFRVPPEIQDNPAALNQSFFSSSRAVGRSGKYQAVRGVWRRVLLEPGQYIIVVSTQKPNVPGDFFLRVYTKSGNTLEAQDITCPTNIVSTVMSVPALPEDHTRVQKCFDECAGGDDRLNAVDFMKLVNSVLENDYQLPLETCRQLIFTEDTGGRGRLNRTQAEQLVSAVRSLQSLFVKYDEDSSGSMSPFELTKALEAAGVQCDGEIVQVLWERFGSGELHLPFHAYVSCVTRLKMLHDLYESESSLEVKNRGINAWLLRFLTV, from the exons atgactttcacttctgTGCTGCCCCATTTATCCTTAAAGGAAGTACTACTTAAAGGCAGTAAAGTAAATGTCTGTCCGGACATAATTGCCTCGGGCCCCAGAAGGACTTTACTATCCACAGGCGCCCTGGTGTCGGGATGGGCGGAGGTGTGCGCCGGCAGCTCGGGGTATTTAAAAACGGCGCCGTCCCGCCGCAGCCAAAAACTTTTACCCCCAACTCGGAGGGTAGCGCAGCAGACACCCTCCGCTCCTCGCCGCTGTTGGGCTGAAATGGAGGGCTCCGTCGCCGGTCCGCTCAAATTCAAAAGCCAGGACTACGAGGCGCTGCGCGGCGCCTGCCTCCAGTCCGGGTCGCTTTTTTCAGACCCGCTCTTCCCCGCGGACCAGGGCTCTATCGGCATGCCCCCCGACCCCGACCCCGCAAAGGCGGTCAAGTGGCTGCGTCCGAAG GACATCAGTGCCAATGCTATGTTTGTGGAGggcaccaccagcaccactgaTATCTGCCAGGGCCAGCTGG GTAACTGCTGGTTTTTGGCCGCCCTGTCCTGCTTAACCATGCACCCGACTGTCTTCGTAAAAGTGGTGCCACTTGACCAGAGCATGACTGAATCCTACGCGGGGATCTTCCGCTTTAGG TTCTGGCAGTATGGTGAGTGGGTGGAAGTTGTGGTGGACGACAGTTTGCCGGTGTGTGAGGGCCGTCTGCTTTTCAGCTACTCTTGCACCAAGAACGAGTTTTGGAGCGCCCTGGTGGAGAAAGCATATGCCAA gTTGAATGGGTCTTATGGAAGTCTGAAGGGGGGTAATATTTCAGAGGGAATGGAGGATTTTACAGGAGGCATTGCTTACACCCTGAGTATCTCCTCCCGTCCACCCCAAATTCTCTGGAAGCTTCTAAACGCAGCTCTGTCTCGAGGAAGCCTCCTTAGCTGTTTCATACAG GCAAAAACCACAGCGGAGATTGGCCAACAGACTTCAGATGGGCTGGTGAGGGGCCATGCTTATGCCATCACTGATATGGACAAG gtgaaGAGAGAGTCTGAGGAGGTTCTCCTGCTGAGGTTGCGTAATCCTTGGGGATTTGTGGAGTACACTGGCCCCTGGAGTGACAA GAGTAAAAACTGGGACAAGATCGACAAGGCGGAGAAGAAAAGAATTAAGCTTAAACTCCAGGAGGATGGGGAGTTCTG GATTGGTGTGGAGGACTTCTGTAAATTGTTCAACACCGTGGAGCTGTGCAGCGTAAACCCTGACTCCATGAGTGAAGACAGCACAGACAGCTCATCCTCCTGGAGCCTGACCTCCTACAAGGGATCCTGGGTCCCAGGATGCTCTGCAGGAGGCAATCGAAGCTATCCAC GCACATTCTGGAAAAATCCACAGTTCCAGCTGCTGCTCTCCGAACGAAATGCAGTGGAGGACGTGGAGGTTGACAATAATGGTGTCAGTGAGAATGACGAGGACGACGCTGATCCGGCTCCCACGGTTCTGCCACAGAAATCGAAGGGGAAGCGGTGCACGGCGCTGGTTGAGCTGCTCCAACGTGACCGCCGGCAGAAAAACCGGATCAACTTCCTCTATGTCGCTTTCCACATCTTCAGG GTTCCTCCTGAG ATCCAGGACAATCCTGCTGCTTTGAACCAGTCCTTCTTCTCCTCTAGCCGAGCTGTGGGGCGCTCAGGGAAATACCAGGCTGTTCGGGGTGTGTGGCGGAGGGTGCTGCTGGAGCCCGGTCAGTACATCATTGTGGTCTCCACCCAGAAGCCCAATGTTCCTGGGGACTTTTTCCTCCGGGTCTACACCAAGTCTGGAAACACACTGGA GGCCCAGGACATCACCTGTCCCACCAACATTGTGTCG actgtAATGTCAGTACCAGCATTGCCAGAGGATCACACAAGAGTGCAGAAATGTTTTGACGAGTGTGCTGGAGGG GATGACCGCCTAAATGCTGTGGACTTTATGAAGCTGGTGAACTCAG TGTTGGAGAACGACTACCAACTGCCCCTGGAGACATGTAGACAGCTTATTTTCACTGAGGAT ACTGGAGGTAGAGGTAGACTGAACCGCACTCAAGCTGAGCAGCTGGTATCAGCTGTTCGTAGTCTGCAG TCCCTCTTTGTAAAGTATGATGAGGACTCTTCCGGATCCATGAGTCCCTTTGAGCTGACGAAAGCACTGGAGGCCGCAG GTGTGCAGTGCGATGGCGAGATTGTGCAGGTACTGTGGGAGCGGTTTGGCTCTGGGGAGCTCCACCTGCCCTTCCATGCCTATGTGTCCTGCGTGACAAGGCTGAAAATGCTCCACG ATCTGTATGAGTCAGAGAGCAGCCTGGAGGTGAAGAATCGAGGAATTAATGCT TGGCTGCTCAGGTTCCTGACTGTGTGA